AGCATGTCGACCGGGCCGCCACCGAAACCGCCCTGTGCATCCGGCACGGGCAGCGCGGTCAGGCCCAGCTCCGCGAATGCGCTCCATTGCGCGTCCGACACGCCGGCTTCGCTTCGCACGATAGCCTGGCGTGCGTCGAATCCGTATTGCTCGCCGAGATAACGGCGCAGCGCGTCGGCAAACTGTTGCTGCTCGTCGGTAAAGCTGAAATCCATGGTTGTCTCCGTTCCCTGATCACAGCCCCAGGATCATCTGCGCGATGATGTTCTTCTGAATCTCGTTCGAACCGCCGTAGATCGACGTCTTCCGATAATTGAAGTAGTACGCGGCGAGCGGCGCGGCATCGTCGTCGCCCGCGCAGCTGTGTTCGCGCTCGCCTTCAAGGAACGGGACGTCGAACGGCGCGGCGAGCGGCCCGATCGCCTCGAACATCAGCTCGGTAAGCGCCTGCTGCACCTCGGTGCCCTTGATCTTCAACATCGATGCCTCGGGGCCGGGCCCCTTGCCGCTCGTCTCGCGGCTCACGACACGCAGCACCGTCACCTCGAGCGCCATCAGTTCAACTTCGAGCGCCGCGATCTTCGCGGCAAACACGGGATCGGCGAGCAGCGGCTTGCCGTTCTTGCGCTGGTTCGACGCCACACGCTTCAGGAACGCGAGCTCGCGCTTCGACGCGCCAACGCGCGCGATGCCGGTGCGCTCGTGGCCCAACAGGTATTTCGCATAAGTCCAGCCGCGGTTTTCATCGCCGACCAGATTCTCGACGGGCACCTTCACGTCTTCGAAAAACACCTCGTTGACTTCGTGATCCTCGTCGAGCGTGATGATCGGGCGCACCGTGATGCCGGGTGTCTTCATGTCGATCAGCAGGAACGAGATGCCCTCCTGCTTCTTCGCCGCCGGGTCGGTACGCACGAGACAGAACATCATGTCCGCATACTGGCCCAGCGTCGTCCACGTCTTCTGGCCGTTGACGACGTAGTGGTCGCCGTGACGTTCGG
The sequence above is a segment of the Burkholderia diffusa genome. Coding sequences within it:
- a CDS encoding acyl-CoA dehydrogenase family protein; this translates as MDLDYSPADDAFRVDVRTWLEVNLPHALRAKVLDHKRLDREDLASWHRILGRRGWSAPAWPAEYGGPEWNATQRHIWDEECARIGAPTVLPFGVSMVAPVLMKYGSEAQKRHYLPRILDGTDWWCQGYSEPGSGSDLASLRTRAERHGDHYVVNGQKTWTTLGQYADMMFCLVRTDPAAKKQEGISFLLIDMKTPGITVRPIITLDEDHEVNEVFFEDVKVPVENLVGDENRGWTYAKYLLGHERTGIARVGASKRELAFLKRVASNQRKNGKPLLADPVFAAKIAALEVELMALEVTVLRVVSRETSGKGPGPEASMLKIKGTEVQQALTELMFEAIGPLAAPFDVPFLEGEREHSCAGDDDAAPLAAYYFNYRKTSIYGGSNEIQKNIIAQMILGL